In Deinococcus aquiradiocola, one genomic interval encodes:
- a CDS encoding class I SAM-dependent methyltransferase, with translation MPARPDAPTTFTHEALHDILTWLRAELLRHGEAILHVPDPDDGHALGLYPGEPGPRGTHRPLLTWTDTADLLDAHLHTPVPVPEGLRLHFRSRVTPPRDRSASRYGAGSDFQRADKLQDPHLLHDLHEAWTRANLPPDARVLSLGVNSARELDVLHLAYPGQALHVTGVDLDESALRLARDRHPQHTFRTLDVTGRDLATLGTFDAVTALSVLQSPGIVQEDLLRTLRTTVLRPGGTLILGYPNARYRGGELSYGARMLNFTRPDLSLLMRDVTAARRHLQKHGFTVYVTGKYEVLVTAVRHAT, from the coding sequence ATGCCTGCACGCCCCGACGCGCCCACGACCTTCACGCACGAGGCCCTGCACGACATCCTGACGTGGCTGCGCGCCGAACTCCTCCGGCACGGCGAGGCGATTCTGCACGTGCCGGACCCGGACGACGGGCACGCGCTCGGCCTGTACCCGGGCGAGCCGGGACCGCGCGGCACGCACCGCCCCCTCCTGACGTGGACGGACACCGCCGACCTGCTCGACGCGCACCTCCACACGCCCGTCCCGGTCCCGGAAGGGCTGCGCCTGCACTTCCGGTCGCGCGTCACGCCCCCCCGCGACCGCAGCGCCTCGCGGTACGGTGCGGGCAGCGACTTCCAGCGCGCCGACAAGCTGCAGGACCCGCACCTCCTGCACGACCTGCACGAGGCGTGGACGCGCGCGAACCTCCCGCCGGACGCGCGCGTGCTGAGCCTCGGCGTGAACAGCGCCCGCGAGCTGGACGTGCTGCACCTCGCGTACCCCGGGCAGGCGCTGCACGTGACCGGCGTGGACCTCGACGAGAGCGCCCTGCGGCTCGCGCGGGACCGCCACCCGCAGCACACCTTCCGGACGCTGGACGTGACGGGCCGCGACCTCGCCACGCTCGGCACCTTCGACGCCGTCACGGCCCTCAGCGTCCTGCAGAGCCCCGGCATCGTGCAGGAGGACCTGCTGCGGACCCTGCGCACCACGGTCCTGCGGCCCGGCGGGACCCTGATCCTCGGGTACCCGAACGCCCGCTACCGCGGCGGGGAACTCAGTTACGGGGCGCGCATGCTGAACTTCACGCGCCCCGACCTGAGCCTGCTGATGCGGGACGTGACGGCCGCCCGCCGCCACCTGCAGAAGCACGGCTTCACCGTGTACGTGACCGGCAAGTACGAGGTGCTCGTCACGGCCGTCCGGCACGCCACCTGA